A genomic stretch from Caloenas nicobarica isolate bCalNic1 chromosome 3, bCalNic1.hap1, whole genome shotgun sequence includes:
- the LOC135986936 gene encoding A-kinase anchor protein 12-like codes for MWSQEKASGIDSTGFGVLISGRWMRCVGQTEHASVTLKEEAETMETSPSVASTKDGVDAEKDDDDDAYTVKQLPSSEEDAENLDQASEPQSYDLGFKKVFKFVGFRFTVKKEKTGKSEPVQLLTVKKETRVHEGAGDEKEVSSEETAMPEDAYCAEDNTKDTLKNEQTEPESPKTPEANEICSESAALATDTTSPLRRFFTQGWSAFRKKKSFRKPKEDELQSPPQEEEQEKEGSTLTTETSEKEEKSEFEKQDEEKNMTAVTAEVHEKEQTEGEKQESEKTVAAIGAEACEKEELIRHDEQGQKEDVAAAVVKESAMEKKAEEGDQEGNLVEVSEDLGQKEEKTEEGGKESEVTEKLLKTRSVVPVITDSVNGELKMSSEVLPVGEKLESTGAKCETEDKNEMASEEKLEAGSLAIEFSSEELKKSEGREGNKPSSLGKETSDEKIEEAELKISPTSEDTTGKLDTQGEAQDRTTEKKASEEHETKLTLGAPELKSFSTSECSVDTEDDQQTIKPTDEGLQGKTGIVMTDTVKPDEVTTEITPEEAAGKRPPEGITNEAELLSSQEKTKPQGSPLKKLFTGTGLKKLSGKKQKGKREESKLGEQGEPIQHLSDSPDSPEEQKGESSASSPEEMNEIPSLEKSADGMQVTENEEAATSDVERKRESVTAWASFKKMVTPKKRVRRPSESDKEEEIDKTKDGAVSSTENAVDEKQGEFKENGMDQKPEKATEEPKRKVDTSVSWEAFICVGSSKKRARRKSSSSDEETEHKLAQESQKVEEPGQTKETVTDAILTSSQESDQGQGNSSPEQAGSPSEGEGISTWESFKRLVTPRRKSKTRMEERTEDSVVGSSLEHSTSDGEPGKDESWVPFRKLMPRRRKKKSDRKPEPNHLKQTREDMAETAEEDSDIPAVVPLSEYEAAEQEKMEAQQAKDAEAMRERTSEEERAEKLEESLRIEQGHEGLVHVVTVTVVEGERAISSIEERSPSWISAALTECIEQAKEEEETETEKTFESDVLVEEAVAAAKTEPEMRKDRSDDTTASELELTSEAVTALEETAEASCAEGTMEVSLAEETTEMVSAVSQLLETPDTTEEVTPVQEVEATEQNLKELDKQTQKVLQEVAERVKSADAAQLVSERTMTTTVITTVQEEIDSEMKDDAEDGQVVGQATVLLDQSLKKEEHKDDLQALGSAGSIQDQTGLEESVLLEGSERSGLSAGAKESTEGCENVDVSREESQCQAREEPVVEGHEEISEAQRTVEEPSSQDRDPHIVKAVTPEEEPFPKQEASEQEKLPMTDFAVDEARDECIPGVRAAVQDKMEYETSTLGLPPEEPVQLEGEGKTLTMGPECTEAAVTVVPMKPERQDEIPDLDSQEQTCTKGVPGKAPAQREEKEDDAVLLGEESTEVAVAEVPLQNEVKTSALPSEAIGSEAAADAEQSVRDGDGRQITAKDPVPFVEPQCREKTTEIPSQSDETEGGKMEGAVPKTETHFERGTPVTEAPTQIEADSVSNVASICPDLPENGSTILTDTIAKKCETLSSLAEEETVEKEEKLAETSTCQDFQKEDNKNEHSMEGAKEVFEYGKGEAVRGAECSSAVQQEVLTVQEEGSDSAFPQARGLEALTVPVPVAAAAAEEHIMAETVTPADTTSETVQPLANTAEQMASEGVPVATIDFSGCGTAELGSAGAPEPQVSPTSMNGMLEEQERPQSTEQPKQNGIPLTHSLSLTHTEFEDVVQSVSTESRSTKIVLNAIETAVHKLAETEEPAAFEPEQCIKSTGKSPSGTNIPELLESTQVDHQIPVGTEEIWNNEQELQQSRIVKTATTAESAEIHVPVEKTKDMLLTSEVLEDGQSENSLTIVTSPEDISRGSERLQKSTLELSTSENSTKDPVGRIMEIPDQHTGQQMCRESEEQQHPLPVEDGKTQTWENDSCQEATSCDSPQSQNSVAPEALNMC; via the exons ATGTGGAGCCAGGAGAAGGCCAGTGGAATTGACAGCACAGGGTTTGGAGTCCTGATTTCAGGGAGATGGATGAGATGTG ttgGACAGACAGAACATGCCAGTGTAACTCtgaaggaagaagctgaaacTATGGAGACAAGTCCATCTGTTGCAAGCACCAAGGATGGTGTAGATGCTGAGAAAGACGATGACGACGATGCTTATACAGTTAAACAGTTGCCATCTTCGGAAGAAGACGCGGAAAACCTTGACCAGGCATCTGAGCCTCAGTCTTATGATCTGggttttaaaaaggtttttaaatttgttgGATTCAGATTCACcgtgaagaaggaaaagacagggaaatCGGAACCAGTTCAGCTgcttactgtaaaaaaagaaacacgaGTCCATGAAGGAGCTGGTGATGAAAAAGAAGTCAGCTCAGAAGAAACAGCGATGCCTGAGGATGCATACTGTGCAGAAGACAACACCAAAGACAcattgaaaaatgaacaaacagaacCTGAATCTCCTAAAACACCAGAagcaaatgagatttgttcTGAATCAGCTGCCTTAGCCACTGATACTACATCACCATTAAGAAGATTTTTTACTCAGGGATGGAgtgcatttagaaaaaagaagagtttcagGAAGCCTAAAGAAGATGAACTACAGTCTCCTCCACAAgaagaggagcaagaaaaagagGGCTCAACATTAACAACTGAAACCagtgaaaaggaggagaaatctgAGTTCGAGAAGCAAGATGAAGAGAAGAACATGACAGCAGTAACTGCTGAAGTGCACGAGAAGGAGCAAACTGAAGGTGAAAAGCAGGAGTCAGAAAAGACTGTGGCAGCCATAGGAGCTGAAGCATGTGAGAAGGAAGAGCTAATCAGGCATGATGAGCAGGGACAAAAAGAGGatgtagcagcagcagttgttAAAGAAAGTGCGATggagaaaaaagctgaagaaggtgATCAAGAAGGAAACCTGGTGGAAGTCTCAGAAGATCTTggtcaaaaggaagaaaaaactgaagaaggaggaaaggaaagtgaGGTGACAGAGAAACTACTAAAAACAAGGTCAGTGGTACCTGTTATCACTGACAGTGTGAACGGAGAACTGAAAATGTCCTCGGAAGTACTACCTGTGGGAGAAAAACTGGAGTCAACTGGAGCCAAGTGTGAAACAGaggacaaaaatgaaatggCTTCTGAAGAGAAACTTGAAGCAGGATCTTTGGCTATTGAATTTTCTAGTGAAGAGCtcaaaaaatctgaaggaagagaaggaaataaaccttCTTCACTGGGGAAAGAAACTTCCGATGAAAAAATAGAGGAAGCAGAATTGAAAATTTCACCCACATCAGAAGACACAACTGGAAAGTTAGACACACAAGGAGAAGCTCAAGATAGaaccacagagaagaaagcaagcgAAGAGCATGAGACAAAACTGACTCTGGGTGCTCCTGAGTTGAAGTCCTTTTCTACTTCTGAATGTTCTGTTGACACGGAGGATGATCAACAGACAATCAAACCCACTGATGAAGGTCTACAGGGAAAAACTGGCATAGTTATGACTGATACTGTCAAACCAGATGAAGTAACCACAGAAATAACTCCTGAAGAGGCAGCTGGAAAGAGGCCTCCAGAAGGTATCACAAATGAAGCTGAACTGTTGTCTTCTCAAGAAAAAACTAAACCACAAGGCAGCCCTTTAAAGAAACTCTTTACGGggactggattaaaaaaactgtctgggaagaaacaaaaaggcaaaagagaagaatCTAAGTTAGGGGAACAGGGTGAACCAATTCAGCACTTATCAGATTCCCCAGATAGCCCAGAGGAACAGAAGGGGGAGAGTTCTGCTTCTTCTCCTGAGGAGATGAATGAAAttccttctttggaaaaatctgcagatggaatgcaagtcactgaaaatgaagaagctgCAACTTCAGATGTGGAGCGAAAAAGAGAAAGTGTCACAGCCTGGGCGTCATTTAAAAAGATGGTGACTCCCAAGAAACGTGTCAGAAGACCTTCTGAAAGtgataaagaagaagaaattgatAAGACAAAGGATGGTGCAGTGTCTTCaactgaaaatgctgttgatgaaaagcagggagaattcaaagaaaatgggATGGACCAGAAACCAGAGAAAGCCACGGAAGAGCCCAAAAGAAAGGTTGACACCTCTGTGTCCTGGGAAGCTTTTATATGTGTAggttcttcaaagaaaagagcCAGGAGGAAATCATCATCATCTGATGAAGAAACTGAACATAAACTTGCTCAAGAAAGCCAAAAAGTGGAAGAACCTGGACAGACCAAAGAAACAGTAACAGATGCAATTCTTACCAGCTCTCAGGAGAGTGATCAAGGACAAGGGAATTCTTCCCCAGAACAAGCCGGAAGCCCATCTGAGGGCGAAGGTATTTCAACATGGGAATCCTTTAAAAGGTTAGTCACTCCAAGAAGGAAATCCAAAACCAGAATGGAAGAGAGGACTGAAGACTCTGTGGTGGGATCCAGCCTGGAGCATTCAACATCAGATGGTGAGCCTGGAAAAGATGAATCATGGGTTCCATTTAGAAAGCTGATGCCTAGGCGTAGGAAGAAAAAGTCAGATCGGAAGCCAGAGCCAAATCATCTTAAACAAACAAGAGAAGACAtggcagaaacagctgaagaagatTCAGATATTCCAGCTGTTGTTCCTTTATCCGAATAcgaagcagcagagcaggaaaagatGGAAGCCCAACAAGCAAAAGATGCTGAAGCGATGAGAGAACGAAcctcagaggaagagagagcagaaaaattagAGGAGAGCCTAAGAATTGAGCAAGGACATGAAGGGCTGGTACATGTGGTTACTGTTACCGttgtggaaggggaaagggcaATCAGCAGTATTGAAGAAAGGTCACCATCTTGGATATCTGCTGCTCTGACAGAGTGCATTGAGCaggcaaaagaagaggaagagacggaaactgagaaaacatttgaaTCAGATGTTCTTGTGGAAGAAGCAGTGGCAGCTGCTAAGACAGAGCCAGAGATGAGAAAGGATCGAAGTGATGACACCACAGCAAGTGAGCTAGAGCTAACCTCCGAAGCAGTGACAGCTCTGGAAGAGACAGCAGAAGCTTCCTGTGCTGAAGGAACAATGGAAGTGTCCCTTGCTGAGGAGACAACTGAGATggtttctgctgtttcacagtTGTTAGAAACCCCAGACACTACAGAGGAAGTTACACCTGTACAAGAAGTAGAGGCCACTGAACAAAATTTGAAAGAGTtagacaaacaaacacaaaaagttcTTCAGGAAGTTGCTGAAAGAGTAAAGTCAGCAGATGCAGCCCAGCTGGTTAGTGAAAGAACCATGACAACAACTGTAATTACAACAGTGCAAGAAGAAATtgattcagaaatgaaagatgatGCTGAAGATGGGCAAGTTGTAGGTCAGGCAACTGTTTTGCTTGACCAGTCCTTGAAAAAAGAGGAACATAAAGATGACCTCCAGGCACTGGGAAGTGCAGGGAGCATTCAGGACCAAACTGGACTTGAAGAGAGTGTCCTTCTGGAAGGTTCTGAGAGAAGTGGACTATCTGCTGgagcaaaagaaagcacagaaggatGTGAAAATGTAGATGTATCTAGAGAGGAAAGCCAGTGTCAGGCACGTGAGGAACCAGTTGTAGAAGGCCATGAAGAAATATCTGAAGCTCAGAGAACAGTAGAGGAACCTTCATCACAAGACAGAGACCCTCACATTGTCAAAGCAGTCACTCCTGAAGAAGAGCCATTTCCAAAGCAGGAGGcttcagaacaagaaaaactaCCCATGACGGATTTCGCAGTAGATGAGGCAAGAGATGAATGTATTCCAGGAGTGCGCGCTGCG GTGCAGGACAAGATGGAGTATGAAACCTCTACCTTGGGGCTTCCACCTGAAGAGCCTGTGCAGCTTGAAGGAGAGGGCAAAACCCTCACGATGGGACCAGaatgcacagaagcagctgtcacTGTGGTCCCCATGAAACCTGAAAGACAAGATGAAATTCCTGACTTAGACTCTCAGGAGCAAACTTGTACCAAAGGAGTTCCTGGCAAGGCACCTgcccagagagaggaaaaagaagatgatGCTGTGCTCCTTGgagaagaaagcacagaagttgCTGTTGCTGAGGTTCCTCTGCAGAACGAAGTAAAAACCTCTGCCCTTCCTTCAGAAGCAATtggctcagaggcagctgcagatgCTGAGCAGAGTGTGAGGGATGGGGATGGCAGGCAGATTACAGCAAAAGATCCTGTGCCCTTTGTTGAGCcacaatgcagagaaaaaacaactgaaatccCCTCCCAGAGTGATGAAACTGAGGGTGGGAAAATGGAAGGTGCTGTGCCCAAAACTGAAACACACTTCGAGAGGGGTACCCCTGTCACTGAGGCCCCCACGCAGATTGAAGCAGACAGTGTATCTAATGTAGCGTCAATATGCCCAGATCTCCCTGAAAATGGAAGCACCATCCTCACTGACACAATTGCTAAGAAATGTGAAACACTAAGCAGCTTAGCTGAAGAAGAGactgtggaaaaagaagaaaaacttgcagaaacCTCCACCTGTCAAGACTTTCAGAAAGAAGATAACAAAAATGAGCACTCGATGGAAGGAGCCAAAGAAGTATTTGAATATGGAAAAGGGGAGGCTGTGAGAGGTGCTGAATGTTCAAGTGCTGTCCAGCAAGAGGTTTTAACTGTGCAAGAGGAAGGCTCTGACTCAGCCTTCCCACAAGCTAGAGGCTTGGAGGCTCTCACTGTGCCTGTGCCtgtagcagctgcagcagctgaagagcaCATCATGGCAGAAACTGTGACACCCGCAGACACAACATCTGAAACTGTACAGCCCTTGGCAAACACAGCAGAACAAATGGCTTCTGAAGGAGTCCCAGTTGCTACTATTGACTTTTCAGGCTGTGGGACTGCAGAGCTTGGTAGTGCAGGAGCACCTGAGCCTCAAGTATCTCCCACTTCCATGAATGGAATGTTAGAGGAGCAAGAGAGGCCCCAGAGTACAGAGCAACCCAAACAAAATGGTATTCCTCTAACTCACAGTCTGTCTCTCACCCACACAGAATTTGAGGACGTTGTTCAGTCTGTGAGTACAGAGTCTCGGAGCACGAAAATTGTATTGAATGCCATTGAGACAGCTGTTCACAAacttgcagaaacagaagagccaGCTGCCTTTGAGCCAGAGCAGTGCATTAAGTCCACAGGGAAAAGCCCATCAGGTACAAATATACCTGAGCTTCTGGAAAGTACGCAGGTGGATCATCAGATTCCAGTAGGCACGGAAGAGATATGGAATAATGAACAAGAGCTCCAGCAATCACGAATAGTGAAAACTGCTACAACAGCAGAGTCTGCAGAAATTCATGTACCtgtggaaaagacaaaagacatGCTGTTAACTTCGGAGGTGCTGGAAGATGGACAAAGTGAGAATTCTTTAACAATTGTGACTAGCCCTGAAGACATTTCAAGGGGAAGTGAGAGACTTCAGAAATCAACACTAGAACTAAGTACTTCAGAAAATTCGACCAAAGACCCGGTTGGCCGGATTATGGAAATACCAGACCAACATACAGGTCAGCAAATGTGCAGAGAAAGTGAAGAACAACAACATCCCCTGCCAGTGGAGgatggaaaaacacagacatgGGAGAATGATAGTTGCCAAGAAGCAACATCTTGTGATAGTCCACAAAGTCAGAACTCAGTGGCTCCTGAGGCCTTGAAT ATGTGCTAA